From Dehalococcoidales bacterium, the proteins below share one genomic window:
- a CDS encoding IMP cyclohydrolase, translating to MKNPNGPYPGRQLFLGLTPQGNPAFAYLVTGRSPASRERQATPRDNGIIMGPIGDAAYDPLRHYTAIKYDNASGVLAVSNGIQTEAIYEAYKLLFNVKSAPSRGYMKKLMDGANYEPDSLQTPRISGVITNNAGGQPVSIVSIKIADRPAFTWRVNAKAGRLSGVATYHGNMENPGAFKADKGLAEIKCDAAAPQEIADFLYGISAVEYKGDDIRVCAVAGVRTGNAWQVAHINRHKG from the coding sequence ATGAAAAACCCCAATGGACCCTACCCCGGCCGGCAGCTATTCCTGGGCTTAACGCCGCAGGGCAATCCGGCTTTCGCCTACCTCGTGACCGGGCGCAGCCCGGCCAGCCGCGAGCGCCAGGCTACCCCCAGAGACAACGGCATTATCATGGGGCCTATCGGCGACGCCGCTTACGACCCCCTGCGCCACTATACCGCCATTAAGTACGACAACGCCAGCGGGGTGCTGGCCGTGAGCAACGGTATCCAGACCGAGGCGATTTACGAAGCTTACAAGCTCCTTTTCAACGTTAAGTCCGCCCCCTCCAGGGGGTATATGAAAAAGCTGATGGACGGCGCCAACTATGAGCCGGACAGCCTCCAGACCCCCCGCATCTCCGGCGTAATTACCAATAACGCCGGCGGCCAACCCGTCTCCATCGTCAGCATCAAGATAGCGGACCGACCGGCTTTTACCTGGCGGGTGAATGCCAAAGCGGGCAGGTTAAGCGGTGTCGCAACTTACCACGGCAACATGGAAAACCCCGGCGCTTTTAAAGCGGATAAGGGGCTGGCGGAAATCAAGTGCGATGCCGCCGCGCCGCAGGAAATAGCCGACTTTCTTTACGGCATTTCCGCCGTGGAATACAAAGGTGATGACATCCGCGTTTGCGCCGTCGCCGGCGTGCGTACGGGCAACGCGTGGCAGGTGGCGCATATCAACCGGCACAAAGGCTAG
- the recJ gene encoding single-stranded-DNA-specific exonuclease RecJ yields MSHSRWNLLPPAPFPPEKTGASGYSPLLVQLLYNRGVTRPEDITAFLASDRSLMGDPFLLSGMEQAIIRINRALLSGETICIYGDFDADGITATAVLALGLALLGGKTVPYIPHRQTEGHGLSTPVLKKLREQGVSLVISVDCGVTDVPEVKKAMKAGLDVIITDHHSPLEEIPAAVAVVNPKLPPALYPYGDLAGVGVAFKVLQGLFRSLGKEEQANSVLDLVAIGTIADMSPPLGENRFLIREGIKNMNASPRPGIRELISQTRLESGNLDADRVAWVIAPCLNAAGRLADGLTGYNLLMTESEQEARELSAWLCGKNEERQRLTSSTLIRAREQVIALGLPPLLITADKEYPMGIAGLVASRLSEEFYRPSIVIHTADTVSHASCRSIPEFDIIAALNKFSKYFSRYGGHAAAAGFSMPTKDLPQLEQELSAFAAEKLAGVELRPHLDIDAEVRLSDLGGDTYPTTQQLAPFGRGNPVPSFLSRGVEVVERRTMGSGGEHLRFKLKQNGATWDAVAFRLANHQADFAPRIDIVYNLEIDNWNGQKKLRLNILDFKKSA; encoded by the coding sequence TTGAGCCATAGTCGCTGGAACCTCCTGCCCCCGGCGCCTTTTCCCCCGGAAAAGACCGGCGCTTCCGGCTATTCCCCTCTGCTGGTGCAGCTCCTCTACAACCGCGGCGTTACCCGGCCGGAGGACATCACGGCTTTTCTGGCCAGCGACCGCTCCCTGATGGGCGACCCCTTTCTGCTGTCCGGCATGGAACAGGCGATTATCCGAATCAACCGCGCCCTGCTTTCCGGCGAGACTATCTGCATTTACGGCGATTTTGACGCGGACGGCATTACCGCCACCGCCGTGCTCGCCCTGGGGCTGGCGCTATTGGGCGGCAAGACCGTCCCCTATATTCCCCACCGCCAAACGGAGGGGCACGGCCTTTCCACGCCCGTCTTGAAAAAGCTCCGCGAGCAGGGCGTAAGCCTGGTCATCTCCGTGGACTGCGGCGTGACGGACGTGCCGGAAGTAAAAAAGGCCATGAAAGCCGGGCTGGACGTTATCATTACCGACCACCACAGCCCCCTGGAGGAAATCCCGGCCGCGGTGGCCGTGGTCAATCCCAAGCTGCCGCCTGCCCTCTACCCTTACGGCGACCTGGCGGGGGTGGGCGTGGCTTTCAAGGTGCTCCAGGGGCTTTTCCGCAGCCTGGGCAAGGAGGAGCAAGCCAACAGCGTCCTGGACCTGGTGGCTATCGGCACTATCGCGGACATGTCCCCGCCGCTGGGGGAAAACCGCTTCCTTATCCGGGAGGGCATTAAAAACATGAACGCCTCTCCCCGCCCCGGCATCCGCGAGCTTATCAGCCAGACCCGACTGGAAAGCGGCAACCTGGACGCCGACCGCGTCGCCTGGGTCATCGCCCCCTGCCTTAACGCCGCCGGGCGGCTGGCGGACGGGCTTACCGGCTATAACCTGCTGATGACGGAGTCGGAACAGGAAGCCCGGGAGCTTTCTGCCTGGCTCTGTGGTAAAAACGAGGAAAGGCAGCGTCTCACTTCTTCCACCCTTATCCGGGCGCGGGAGCAGGTCATCGCTTTGGGCCTGCCGCCCCTCCTTATCACCGCCGATAAAGAGTACCCCATGGGCATCGCCGGGCTGGTGGCCAGCCGCCTTTCGGAGGAGTTTTACCGGCCCTCCATCGTAATACATACCGCGGATACGGTCAGCCACGCCAGCTGCCGCAGCATCCCGGAGTTCGATATTATCGCCGCGCTGAACAAATTCAGTAAATATTTTTCCCGCTACGGCGGCCACGCCGCCGCCGCCGGCTTTTCCATGCCCACCAAAGACTTGCCGCAGCTGGAGCAGGAGCTTTCCGCCTTCGCCGCGGAAAAGCTGGCCGGCGTGGAGCTGCGCCCCCACCTGGACATTGACGCCGAGGTCAGGCTGAGCGACCTGGGCGGGGACACCTACCCGACTACCCAGCAGCTGGCGCCCTTCGGGCGCGGCAACCCGGTGCCCTCTTTCCTGAGCCGGGGGGTGGAGGTGGTGGAAAGGCGCACTATGGGCAGCGGCGGCGAGCACCTGCGCTTCAAGCTGAAGCAAAACGGCGCCACCTGGGACGCGGTGGCTTTCCGGCTGGCCAACCACCAGGCGGACTTCGCCCCGCGCATAGACATCGTCTATAATCTGGAGATAGATAACTGGAACGGACAGAAAAAACTAAGGCTCAATATCCTCGACTTTAAAAAGAGCGCTTAA